A region of the Vibrio tubiashii genome:
CGAAAGCATTGAATGAGTTTAAAGCCTCTGGCAAGCCTATTTATGCTGTTGGCGATATGTACAACCAAAGCCAATACTATCTCGCAAGCTACGCAGACAAAATCTATCTCGCTCCAGACGGCGCAGTGATGCTCAAAGGCTACAGTGCTTATACTCTGTACTATAAAACCCTGCTAGAAAAACTAGATGTGAATACACATGTCTTCCGAGTCGGTACTTACAAATCCGCTATCGAGCCGTTTGTACGTGACGACATGTCTAAAGAAGCCAAAGCGTCAGCCTCGCGTTGGCTTGGACAGCTTTGGGGCGCATACGTAGATGACGTTGCAACAAATCGCCAGCTCTCCGCTGATGCAATTACGCCAGATATGGATGAGTTCCTAGCGCTGCTCAAAGAAAACCAAGGCGACCTTGCTGCTCTTTCACTCAATGTTGGCTTAGTTGATGAGCTCGCAACACGCCAACAAGTGCGTAAACAGCTAATCGATGTCTTCGGTAGCAATGGAGAAGATAGCTACAACTACGTTGATTATTACGAATATCAATCAACCATGAGCCCAAGCTTTGACTTAGCGGCAGACGATATTGCTGTGGTAGTGGCAAGTGGTTCTATTATGGATGGCTCTCAGCCACGCGGTACGGTTGGTGGTGATACGGTAGCAGCCCTTCTGCGCCAAGCGCGCAACGATGACAAAGTGAAAGCGGTTGTTCTGCGTGTAGACAGCCCGGGCGGTAGTGCATTTGCCTCTGAAGTGATCCGCAATGAAGTTGACGCGCTTAAAGAAGCGGGTAAACCTGTGGTGGTCTCTATGTCGAGCTTAGCCGCCTCTGGGGGTTACTGGATCTCAATGAGTGCTGACAGCATTGTTGCACAGCCAACGACACTGACAGGTTCGATTGGTATCTTTAGTGTTATTACCACCTTTGAAAAAGGGCTTAACAAGCTAGGTATCTACACTGACGGTGTGGGCACATCACCATTCTCTGATGTTGGTGTTACGACAGGGCTTTCAAAAGGTGCTTCGCAAGCCTTCCAAATGGGCATCGAGCATGGCTACAACCGATTTGTCGGCTTGGTG
Encoded here:
- the sppA gene encoding signal peptide peptidase SppA, translated to MKKIFKFVGLFFKGIWKLITFIRLALVNLIFLASIGVIYFIYTSADTPTPTVPKESALILNISGPIVEQPTYVNPMDSLTGSFFGQSLPKENVLFDIVDTIRHAKDDSQVSGIVLALRDMPETNLTKLRYIAKALNEFKASGKPIYAVGDMYNQSQYYLASYADKIYLAPDGAVMLKGYSAYTLYYKTLLEKLDVNTHVFRVGTYKSAIEPFVRDDMSKEAKASASRWLGQLWGAYVDDVATNRQLSADAITPDMDEFLALLKENQGDLAALSLNVGLVDELATRQQVRKQLIDVFGSNGEDSYNYVDYYEYQSTMSPSFDLAADDIAVVVASGSIMDGSQPRGTVGGDTVAALLRQARNDDKVKAVVLRVDSPGGSAFASEVIRNEVDALKEAGKPVVVSMSSLAASGGYWISMSADSIVAQPTTLTGSIGIFSVITTFEKGLNKLGIYTDGVGTSPFSDVGVTTGLSKGASQAFQMGIEHGYNRFVGLVSQNREIPLDKVDGVAQGRVWTGQDALELGLVDKIGDFDDAVALAAKMAEVENYNLYWVEEPLSPAQQFVQDFMNQVSASLGINATALLPAALQPVATQVIQDANMLQSYNDPKGQYAFCLNCQVQ